In the genome of Mogibacterium neglectum, the window TTAAATCATATATAGCAATTCGTAAAAATCCATATACTGGTGTTGCTGTAGTGGTTAGCTCAGAGGAGATGATGAGTCTAAATTTGACCGCTGCTGGTAAAGTGCTTACAGCATTTTCAGGTGAATCGGATAAATTAGTTGATGAGATTGATTACGTTCGTCTTACACACAAGAGTATCGTAGATAAAGACGAGTATAGAACACTTCTTGAAGAGGTTAAGGAAAGTAGACTCGCTTACGATATGGAAGAAGTGACAGAGGGACTTGTATGTGTAGCGACACCTGTACTTTCGTCCGATGGGACAGCAATCTGTGCAATCAGTGTAAGCGGGTATAAGGAGAGAATGGTCAGAAGCCTTTACTCCGTAATTCCAAGGTTGCAGGATACAGCTTCTGAATGTGAGAATTCATTTAGGTAGTTAGAACTGATTGATGTTTGTACAATGTCCAGATTCATCTTGGGTATCGTATGAAAGAAGTTTTTAAATGAGGTAGTGGATGAGTATTTTCTACGAGATGGATAAAGATTTCGGAGATCTTCTTAAAGAGAAGAAGAATTTCCTCTTTATAGGAGAGGCTGGAAGTGGTAAGAGTGAGATTGTTCTCAATGTTGCAGCAAAGCTTGCTGAACAGACGGGTGCTAAGGTCCAAGTATTCGATATGGACCAGAGCAAACCGCTATATCGTTCTAGAGATATGAAGGATGCATTCGCCCAAAAGGGTGTGGAGATAAATTATCAGCTGCAATTTCTCGATGCGCCGACAGTAGTTGGTGGTGTTGCCGAATCGCTGATGAATAAGGATGTATATACGGTCCTTGACATCGGTGGCGGTCACAATGCTTCGAGAGTTGTGGGAGTATACGCACACTTGCTAAAGGATGACAATACGGTTCCGGTATACGTCATTAATCCGTATAGACCTTGGACGAAGAGTCTAAAGGCGATTGATGAGACCATGAGCGATATTGTCACTGCGGCTAGGTTGAATCGCATCTATATTCTTGGTAACCCTAACCTAGGTTACCAGACGAGTGCAGAAGAATTCATGGAAGGGCTTGCTAGGCTCGACGAGATGCTGAGCGGAATAGTTACCGTC includes:
- a CDS encoding IclR family transcriptional regulator — protein: MAERNSSLEKALKVLDLYQSQSRLTLTSIAQQTGLSNAAISRILNSLEEMKYIYKDKIDSGYYLTDRVFTLSRNTNIQKQIVNMLDEPVARLCRKCGLAVTVSVREGLKSYIAIRKNPYTGVAVVVSSEEMMSLNLTAAGKVLTAFSGESDKLVDEIDYVRLTHKSIVDKDEYRTLLEEVKESRLAYDMEEVTEGLVCVATPVLSSDGTAICAISVSGYKERMVRSLYSVIPRLQDTASECENSFR